The following coding sequences are from one Arachis hypogaea cultivar Tifrunner chromosome 7, arahy.Tifrunner.gnm2.J5K5, whole genome shotgun sequence window:
- the LOC140174506 gene encoding uncharacterized protein, with protein MPFKPPLLPPSPEKYAVDPPELLAATRAVAGGRFKIAAALCCYSVLLWLLRMWLEAEVAVVVDFGLRRKGLCDAFGLWNCVLRVTGHRYPLMATGRRYPLMATGRRYPLMATGRKYPLMIIMRNRETVSGLATGHVGLAW; from the exons ATGCCATTCAAGCCGCCGCTCCTGCCGCCGTCGCCGGAGAAgtatgccg ttgatccaccggagcttctggccgccaCCAGAGCTGTTGCCGGGGGCCGGTTCAAAATCGCAGCTGCTTTGTGTTGTTATTCCG tgttgctatggttattgcgaatgTGGCTTGAAGCTGAGGTTGCAGTTGTTGTtgatttcgggttgaggcggaaaggactctgtgacgcgtttgggttatggaattgcgttttgag ggtgacagggcaccgataccctctaatggcgacagggcgcagataccctctaatggcgacagggcgcagataccctctaatggcgacagggcgcaaataccctctaatgataataatgcgcaacagagagactgtgtccgggttagctaccggacacgtcgggttggcttggtaa